The Ovis aries strain OAR_USU_Benz2616 breed Rambouillet chromosome X, ARS-UI_Ramb_v3.0, whole genome shotgun sequence genomic sequence gtggcaaaaatacacagaactgtacaaaaaggatcttcacaacctggataatcaggatggtgtgatcactcatctagagccagacatcctggaatgtgaagtcaagtgagccttagaaagcatcactatgaacaaagctagtggaggtgatggaattccagttgagctatttcaaatcctgaaagatgatgctgtgaaactgctgcactcaatatgccagcaaatttggaaaactcagcagtggccacaggaccggaaaaggtcacttttcactccaatcccaaagaaaggcaatgccaaagaatgctcaaactaccgcataattgcactcatctcacatgctagtaaagtaatgctcaaaattctccaagccaggcttcagcaatacatgaaccgtgaacttccagatgttcaaggtaattttagaaaaggcagaggaaccagagatcaaattgccaacatccgctggatcatggaaaaggcaagagagttccagaaaaacatctatttctgctttattgactatgccaaagtctttgactgtgtggatcacaatatactgtggaaaattttgagagacatgggaaaaccagaccacctgacctgcctcttgagaaatctgtatgcaggtcaggaagcaacagttagaactggacatggaacaacagactggtgccaaagagaaaaagcagtacatcaaggctgtatattgtcactctgcttatttaacttacatgcagagtacatcatgagaaaagctgggctggaagaaacacaagctggaatcaagattgaagggggaaatatcaataacctcagatatgcagatgacaccacccttatggcagaaagtgaagaggaactaaaaagcctcttgatgaaagtgaaagaggagagtgaaaaagttggcttaaagctcaacattcagaaaacgaagatcatggcatctggtcccatcacttcatgggaaatagatgggaaacattggaaacagtgtcagactttattttggggggttccaaaatcactgcaaatggtgaccgcagccatgaaattaaaagacgcttactccttggaagaaaagctatgaccaacctagatagcatattcaaaagcagagatattactttgccaactaaggtccgtctagtcaaggttatggtttttccagtagtcatgtatggatgtgagagttggactgtgaagaaggctgagtgccaaagaattgatgcttttgaactgtggtgttggagaagactcttgagagtcccttggactgcaaggagatccaaccattccattctgaaggagatcagccctgggatttctttggaaggaatgatgctgaagctgaaactccagtactttggccacctcatgcgaagagttgactcattggaaaagactctgatgctgtgagggattgggggccggaggagaaggggacgacagaagttgagatggctggatggcatcacggactctatggacatgagtgagtgaactccgagtgttggtgatggacagggaggcctggcatgctgcgattcatggggtcgcaaagagtcggacacgactgagcgactgaactgaactgaactgaatactagtCACAGAGACAAAAAGACACATCACTTCATGAAGATTACAAGGCTTAAGTTCCTGGACAATATAGTGACTGGTAGCTATTTTAGTATCTTTAAGAGCTGTAACCCAAGCTGAAGTGCACACCAACCACAAAAAGTGTCAACAATAGTAACTACAAAGTCAGTCATGGAAAGCTTTCGACTATCATGATGCAGGTTTGTTTAACCAACATAGAGCAGAAGAGCAGCAATGCAGTACAGGAAGACAAAGACTACAAAAGTAACACAGAACTGTGTGGAAGAGTAATCTCCAATAAAGACGTAATTTTACCAATCGACATTATAGACATTTACACCTTGAGGTGTCTGAAACAATGCTTCATTCAAGGTGAATGGATAACTAAAAGTAGCTGGAATCATTCTAGTCTCAGGAAGAGACCCTAGAGAGTCTAGAGTTGTTCTCGTCTCTAGTCTTCAGGCACAAGACCCTTGAATTTCTGTTTTACCCTTACAACCTCCACAGGTAGCAAAGACAAAGATAGAAGCATTCCACTCAAGTAGTTTGATGAAGCCCAGAGGCTCCTTGAGTGTGTTGAGTTTGAGCTGGAAGGAGGAGATCctctgagggaaggaaggaaagcatcTTAGGACAGTGGGGTGGCAGAGGGGGACCAACCACACAGAGCTCCGCAGCCATGCTGGAAATGACATCTTTATTGCTATGTTTGCAGCAGCTTTTAGCACAGTAAGGGTGTCCCCACTGGACCCTGGCCCTCACCCAGCCCCACCCATCCAGCCCATGTCAGGGTGTGAGGGAAGGCCTCCAAGGGCCCCCTCAGCCATCTCGAGACTGGATGTGACAGACACGTGGGGTTCAGTGAACCTGCCACATGGATTTGAGATGTGGAAAGGGCATCAGCCTGAAGCTCTCATGTAGGAGCCACACCCATGCAGGTGCCCACCTCAGGTCTCTGCAGTGGTGGTGCCCATCccagagggcagggtgggggccagCATGAGCAGGCCAGGTAGGCAGCCCAAGATCCCCACTATAATGCATCAGTTGACCCTGCTGACTTGTGGGCAGAGGGTTATAGGGAAAGAGATATACACTTACTCCAGTCCTGCCATCACCCTTGGCTGTACCTTGCCTATTGACTTGACTCATCCAGGCCCCCAGAGAGCCACACGACTTTGTTCCTGGGAAGGGTGAACCCACAAAGGCTGTACCAGCAGAGGGCCAAGAGACTGGGGGTGTCCCAGGGGTCACTGCCCCTTCTGCAGCCCTTGGgtccagccagtccctcccatgcTTCTGGGGGGCCATAGGAGGCCCACAGTCTAGAGTCCCTGTGGTCTGTGTGCCCAGAGCCCCATGACATCCCCATGACATCCCCAGTGAGTCCAACAGCAGTCCCTGCTTCCCTCCCCAGGCGAGCAGGCATAGCCCACTCTGAATCCCTGGCCTCATGCGTCCAGAGTGGGGCCCTACATAtgtgcccacacacacatacacacatgcccaTATGCATGCACCTGAACCATGCACTCtctctcatgcacacacacatgttcatgCACCTGATGACAAActctcacgcacacacacagacacactgatGTGCAACACCAGAGCATGTGCTTgctttctctttcacacacatGCCCATGACCATGTGAAAGcacctgcacacacatgcacatgcctATGTGCATGCACCtccacatacacatgcacacccatATGTGCATGCACCTGTATACacactgtctcacacacacacaggcacacacccaTGCACTGGCACGTGTGCATGGGCACTCTCTCTCAGGCAGACACACggacacacatgctcacacacccATGTGCATGTACCTGCccatgcactcacacacatagaagcacatacacacacatgagctACGTGTGGGACACCAGATGGACACACTGGCCCTGACCCAGGGGTGCCCGACTCCCCTCCAGAAGTCAATGACAAGGACCTGAGCTCAGCAGGATGCTCACCCATGAGCATGCCCAGGTTGGCAGCAGTGCAGTCTTGGAGGTGCAAAGGGACCAGGGTTCACTTGGGGTTTGCAGGCTCAGACCAGAAATAGTCATGTGCACTAAGGAGTGGGGTAGGGTCTGTTTGGGCATTCGCACTGAGGAGCTGCTCCCACACTAAGGGTGTAGCGCCACCCAGAGGCCTCACGACAGCTAAGCCATTTATCAGGTTTCTGGACCTTAGGCAAGGCTGACTTAGAGGGCACAGACCACGTGGGTGTCTCTGCACGCACATTGGGGTGACACGGCACATGAACACGTGAAGCTTCAGCAGGAGATGCCCATTGTTTGTGGGAACCAATCGTGAGGTAAGACCAGGATTTGTTTGTGCAGGCGCTCTGCTGATGCTGAGTTGCCTTGCACTATAGGGCTGGGTTCTGTAGGGAGGGTTCAAGGATGTGTGTCCCTGTCCAGGCTATCTGTGGTGGCAGCAAGGattgtctgattctcattccatttaggctgccacagatcagctgtttcactcccaGCATTAAacgtttctcctctgactcagataattgccctgatgtggggatcaggCCCATGcatcagttcccccacccactgagAGCAGTTCTAATCATACTAACACttgtttttcccccagttctttcatcctactgagttttgcgtggttctatatactcttttctgctggtcaggtactcctgtctgttCTCAGTTGGTGTTCTTCATGCACTTCTgagtctgaaggtgtattcctgatgtatccatggagagagatgtactccttgtccacctactcctccaccatctggttctccctcattttttttttttcatctcttgaCAGTCTCTCCTGGCTAGCCTGTAACCTACATAGAGACCTAGAATGGTGTCCAGCAAAAATGTTGCCCAAGTtatcaaataaataaagctactataaaaattttaagaaaatatcctTGTGAGTGTGGAGTGGAGGAGTACTTCCTAAACATTGTTTTCAAACCATGACAGATTAATATCAAGAATATACTGATATTTTTCATATCCTGCTGATCATCGAGAAGATAACTGCAACTGTAATTTGTAGAAATTGGCAAGGATACAAATAGGTTAGTTATAGAAGAGGAAACCCGCAAAGGTCGCAGGATATGGTAGGAGTGGAGATGGGTGCAGCCATAGCAGAGAGCAGCCAGGCATGACTGAATCCAGTGAAGCCTGCACATCCCTGAACTCCAGCGTTTCTGCACCTGAGAAACTGTGACCATTCCCCTCAGTGGGAGTTTATGAGGGTGTCCTCATGGTGTCATCTGTGGAGGTGTGAGTCAGAGCCACCTAGACGTCCCACTGACTCTCCTTCTACCCTAAGGTCAGACCCTCAGATGGGTCTGTTTAATTCATGAGTTTCCACTTGTGTATGGATGACAGCAGAAGTCAACATGCTAGACCCTTGCTCGGTGCATTCTTTGGGCTTTCCTCACCCATGTCTGACCAAAGTGTCCACACCTACTCTACTACCCATGTGAATCTGCTTCTGCCCTAACATGATTTTCTCCAGGGATTATGGTGAACCCCATTAATATCTGCTAAACCAACAACTAAAACTGTAAAAATGCCTGTTTGTGGCTCCCACTTCGTAGCACCCACAGGGGAACCTGGGATAGAGAGCTCAGTTAGTTGTCTGTAAGTGACTACGAGGCTTTACTTCCCATTTGGCTTTTGTATAGGTTCCCTAGTCCATCTCTGCACCGCTTTTTAGTCAGAGAAGCTGacctgctctcttctcctcctgttgattttatttatttatttttgcatgtgctgggtcttccttgctgcgcacaggctttctctagttgtagggagtggaggctactctctagttgctgggCACCAgattctcatcgtggtggcttctcttatattgcagaacatgggcttgagagcacaggctcagtagttgtggggcaaggggtcagttgctccgtggcatgttggatcttccctgaccaggatttgAAGCAGTGTCCCTTgaattaacaggtggattcttgtccactgaacccccagggaagtcctcatcaTGTTTTATCTTGCTCTGTCCTGAAGTGTAGCCACTTCTCTAACCTCTGCTTTCTTCTGGATtaaaagtatatgtgtatatgtatgtgtgggcACAatcttgtctgagtctttgtgacccacaggctatagcccacaagtctcctctgtccacggaattttccaggcaagaatactagagtggcttcccatttccttctccaggggatcttcaccaccagggctggaacctgtctgttgcatcccttgctttggcaggcagattctttaccactagcgccacctgtctTTCGAAAGCCCAAAAGAAAGTGTGTGGCTTTATAAATTAGACCACCTGAATCATTTCCTCTACAAGGAGTTCACTGACACCATCCACTCATGCCTGCTGCCGGTCCTTTCCCACTCTTTTCAAACAGGTCCAGCTTAGCATCTGCAACCTTTGACACATTCCCCTTGACATCTGTTTCAACCCAAATATAAGCTTTATTACTGATGAATCTGATTGGGAACAACGTGGCCTGGGcagcttttgttgttttttagtcgcccagtcctgtgtgactctttgtgaccccatggattgcagcatgccaggcctccctgtccctcaccatattctggagtttgcccaagttcatgttcattgcatcccTGATGCcgcccagccatctcatcccctgacaccctcttctcctctgccctcaaactttcccagtatcagggacttttccagtgagtcaactgttcccatagatgaccaaaatattggagcttctggtttagcatccatccttccagtgaatattcaggattgatttcctttaagattgactggtttgatcttcctgctgtccatgggactttcaagagtcctctccagcaccacagttagaaggcacagattctttggtgctctgacTTCTTTACGGCCCAAATCTCACAACCATGTGTAATCACttgaaagaccatagccttgactctatgAACCTTTGccgcagagtgatgtctctgcttttcaacaccctgtctagttttgtcatcactttcctgccaagaagcaatcatcctgtgatttcatggctgcagtcaccatccacggtgattctgaagcccaagaagagaaaatctgtcactacttccaccttttccccttctatttgccatgcagtaatggggccagatgccatgatcttttttttttttttaatgatctttattttttaaatatttagtcttaagccagctctttcatgctcctccttcaccctcatcaagaggctcttaagttcctcttcactttctgccattagagtggtatcatccatgtatctgaggttgttgatgtttctcccacctatcttgatccTTGCTTGTAACTCATTCAGCCTGGGATTTCTCAAGATGTtctcagcatatagattaaacaaacagggtgacagaagacagccctgtcatactcctttctcaatcttgaccTACCAGTTGTTCTATATAGGGTTCTGTTTCCTTTTGACCCGCACCCAggattctcaggagacaggtagtatggtctgctattcccatctctctaagagcgttccataatttttcattatccacacagtcaaaggctttagcctagtcgAGGAACAGTATGAGATGGTTTTCTGAACTTCACTTGATTTCTATATAATCCAGTGatttttggcaatttgatgtctagtttcctcttccttttctcaacccagcttggacatctcaAAGTTCTTGGTTCGCACAATGTTGAAGCTGAgtatgcaagattttaagcatgaccttactagcatgggaaatgagtgcaattgtctgatggttagcacattctttggtactaacTATACCCTTCTTGgcaattgggatgaggattgatcttttccagtcccatggtcttgcagatttgctgacataatgaatgaaATCCTTGACGGCATCCTCCTTTAGGGATTTGCcaagttctgctggaatttcatcacatccactagcttttttAACATCAGTGCTTCTTGGGCAGCTGAACAAAGTCAATTTGTTGACCTCCCCCAGATGGCTGCCTGGGCATGGCTGCCCTGGGGGAAACATGGTGTCCAAGGACTGACCCACTTGCCCAGGCTGCTGCCTCCCACTGTCAGGTTCCTTCGCTGTCCCACTCTGATATGTGTGACAGACCCATTTTCTTTCACACAGTCTCTCACATTTACTTTCTCATGCCGAGTCAGATTATCTGTCACATGCACTCTTTCTGTAATATTCCTGCATCACTCTATAATGCTTTGTCCATCACACGTATTCTCTCTCACACCTTATCTCTCTTAGAATGTATCTCTGACACTCTGCCACACACTCCCTCTGTCATGGTTTCTGCCTCTTTCGTCACACACTGTCCTTTTAAATTCCTGTCCCAATCACACATTCACTCTGTCACACACACTCAAAAGCATTCGCCTGTCACGGTGGTAAACTCTCTGTGAAACTCATTCTATCATACATTCTCTTTCCTTCATAGTTCTGTCACTGTGCCACTCAAATTATTTGCCATTGTCATTATCCTTTGCAGATCTCACCTTCAGACCCAACTTAAGTCCAGTGCTTGATGGAGCACTGCAGTCATCATAGTTTTGAGACATCCAGAAACCAAAATGCACAAGACTTTTATTCACTGGTTTTGGTGAGAGATTGGGTGTGTGTGATTTGTTTGGAGGAGACCTGCATCACGGGAGACAGGACACCGACATGGCCATACTGTCTGAAAACTGACATGATGGATGAACACATGGAAAGCAGCTGAAACAGCGCATGGACCATAGGAAGTGCCAGCTATCACTCCAGTCAAACAGCACAGGTATAGATGTGGAGTAGGCAGAGGGGGGATGTCGGTGGGTCGTGTGGCTTGGCCCCTTGCCCTCGACTGGCATCTTAGTCTAGTGAGACCCTTCTGTGGCATACGTTGGAGAAATCAAAGTTGCTTTGTGGAACTAGCTTTAGGACGTGAGCCTGGAAAGCTGTCACTTGTGTCTCAGTGGCGTCTCTGTGGACACGTGGCGGGGTCCATTCCATGCCATCTGGGCGAGCACTGGAGGGGCCCGAGTGTGCAGGCACATTGCGGGCACCTGAAAGCTGCGTGGCTTTATGAGGGAGCAGAGTCCCTCCAGCCCCACGGGCTTTCCATAGCGGCCCATGGGTAGCCGGGCAGGCTGGGCAGTAACCAATCTGGTGCGAGGAGGCGCCCTGAGGCGTGTCTGCACAGGCGCACTTTTGCCGTCCTTACGCAGAAGAGGAGGGACTTCCTGCGGAGCTCAGTTTTTCTGCCAGTTGTGTTGGCGTCTGAGGGCGTCGTGTGGCAGCCATGCAGGCATCGGGTAGTGGCACAGGTGGTGCTGAAGGTGAGGGCTCAGGGCGCAGTGGTTACCGGGCCCCATTACGCCGCCGGGGTGGGCCTGGCAGAGAAAGAGCGCTGATGGAAGCTGCTAGAGCTCTTCTCCGGAGTGAGCGGGCACCAGGTGCCCCAGGACCTGGTGGAGATGTAGCACCTGTGGCTGTAAGGCCTAGACCTGGAGAGGTGGTGCTGTATCCTTTCATGGAGCTTCCCTAGGCACGGTCAGTGATATGGTGGTGGGAAACATGCCAGCCCCATGAGGAAGGGATAGAAGGGAGCACGGGGGCAATCCAGGGCAGCAGGACTGGGCAGCCTGGCAGGGAATGGGGTTGTCAAGGcgtgaggagcctggagggtgggGAAGATGGACCAAAGGGTTAGGGAGGCAGTTCAGGGTGGTCTCAGGTGGTGGTTGGAAGCATGGGCATCTTGGGGTAAAAACGGACCGCTGAGGTGTGAGGAAGCCTGAGAAACCAGCAAATTCAGTAATGGATGGTGCCTTAACCATGTCTCTCCCAGCACACTCAGAGTGCCTTTCCAGTCCCCACTGGAGGCATACTTGGCTCGCAGATCTCTGCTCCCAGATACCCAACGCCACCAAGGAATTATTCGAAAGGAATTTGTAGTGAATGGCAGTGACCTGATTGTGTCAGTTCCAGATGAGTTtgccttggggggtggggggtagacGTCGGGTGCTGTGGTGTCAGCTCCCTCTTAAGAGTGCTATAATGGACACTGAGGGGCTTGGTATAAGGAGGGGGGCTGGTACCCTTGACTTACAGGAACAAACTCCCATTTAACCTGATTTTCCCCGGTTTTAGTAGATGGAGTGCTGAAGACCTTGCTTTCATCCGACTTTCCATCAACCCGTTCCTCGATCAGCTTTTCCAAAACCTAGGCTGAGGAAAGGAGCTGAAGCCTAACCTTGTGTCCTCTACTCGGCAGCGATAGGAAATTCATACTCAAGAGTCATTGCCACTTTGTTATTTGAGTCTAAGTTTTTGCCTGTAGTGGCCTTTGGTCTCTCTTGGTTCACTTGTTTTGTTTCCCTGCTGCTTGAGGAGTGGGATGCTTCACTGTTTATTATAGCAAAAAATAAAGCTAAGCTACTttatgtgcctcagtttcttttttttttgtgcctcagtttcttttcaGCTAATGTgcttctagattttaaaaaaaaattttatatttgttcttGTGTTAGAGGGAAGGTTCTGAAATTCAGTTATTCCAGTAGGACAAGGTAATTCAAAACtaattaggaaaatgaaattagAGCCCTATGTTCAGCACTAAATATGGTCaatattaaacaatattttcTAGTTGTACTTGAGCATTAAATTTATAAAAGCATGTAATATTcattaaagtcactcagtcgtgtccaactctttgggaccccatggactgcagcacgtcaggcctccttgtccatcaccaactccctgagcctgctcaaactcatgcccatcgagttggtgatgccatccaaccatctcatcctcagtcatcccctctTGTCTTCTATCAAGTTTAGCATTAAagattttcctgatttttttaatttaatatactaCCTTTTCCACTTCCTAAAAGCTCTTCAAAAATGTGTTATTGAATAGATATAAGATGCATCATAATGTAATTATTGGGAACTTCCcaagcagtccagtggttaagactttgcacttccagtgcaagggctgcagtttcaatccctggtagcagaactaagaccccacatgctatgtggcgtgaccaaaaaattaaaatcgggttattaaataaaaacaacagcaataataatgtAATTATTGAACATTTAAGTTGTTTACAATTTTTTCATTACTGTGGTTAATGATTCAGTGGAATTCATGTATATAATTCTTTCCATTAATGGTTATTTCCTTAAAGTTTTAACATATTCCAAAAGTTAGAAATATTGACCTAAATGATTCTCTATTCCTTTTTTAAGACTCTTGATCACAGGGAATTCTgtcgtggtccagtggtcaggactccaggcttccactgcaggaggcatggctTTGGTCCCAtggtgggaaactaagatcctacaagccgtgaaatgcaacaaaacaaaacaaaagagagaaaacagactctcctcaaaaaaagaaaaaaagactcttgatcacaatttcttttcagaaaatatatCTGCTACCAGATTTCTGGTTGCCCAACATCTTTGTCACAACTGGCTTGATTTCctactaaaataaaaaacttagtTTGTATGAGGAGACAAAACATCTAGGcacactaaaataaaaattttgtggCCAACTGTACTTATTTCAAGTCAGTGAAGAAAAGTGCTGGGACAATTAGTTAAGTGATTGCGTGTGGGGAGTTAGCTGTCTCTTCATGTATCTTTTATCCTATAATCTTGCTAAATTTGATTAGTTCTTGTCAATATTTTGTAGGTTCCATTTGATTTTCTGCATAGGCAATCATGTTGTCTGCggatagttttactttttcctttccaattgaGATGCCTTTTATCAATTGATTTCTCTCCTCATAATGGTTTGGATATTTCTCATTCTTGGCATACTCTTTTCCTTGGGTGCTGGGTGTATTTTTCCCTAGGTATATtccacaacttttaaaaatgtaatcttaTTTACTTACTTAGAAACACTTTGATCCTGTTGAGTCTTGCCTTAAGGGTTGATCAGTGGGAGTTTGAGACAAGATCCCTTTGAGTACTGTATATGATGTCACCTGAATGGCAAGTTTCTGCTATGGCTCCAGCAGACTCTCTGGAGAGAGAGGTTTTCTCTCATGCAGGgttctctcctccctctgccGCCCTCTCCTCTCTGGTCTGCCACCTGCCAGCTCCAACAGCCTCTGCTCTGCGATCCCCCCTCGACATCCAGGGGGCCGGCAGGACATGCCCTTGGCAGTCTGTGTAGACAGCAAACTGGGGCAGCTGCACAGCTTGTTTCTTCCATGTCTCAGCTCCCAAAGATCACTGCTTATCCTCCCTGGCCTGATGCCCAGTTTTTTCACAGCCTGAGCTTCATATATTTTGGCCGGTTTTAGAGGGATCTTTGAGGCCAGTGGCGGGGCAGAGCCGCTCCTGTTCCTCCATAAGCATGAACAGAGTCTGCCGTGACAGAACCCAGAGAGCTCTGCCCCTGtgggctggagggaggcaggTGCTGCTGCTGGGGATGGTGGCAATGGTGTTAAAGCACCTCTAGTGGTTACAGTGATCCTTCCTTTCAAAATGTAAGCCAGATATGTCTCCCCTGTTCAGTTCCCTTCACTGGCTTTATTCTCACTCAGAATATAAGCCAGAGGTCCTTATAATGACAATAAAGGCCCCACATTCTCATCTGTGAATCCCCATTACCTCTGTACCCCCTCTGCTATGCTCACTCTTGTTCACTCCATGCCGACCACACTGGCTTCTTGGCTGTACCCTCAACATTTCAGGTTTTTTGAGGGATTAGTGCTTTTGCATAGTCTGTTCTCCCTGCCTTGACTTAATTCTCAAATATAGCTCCTGGCCACCTCCGTCATCTCCGAGTCTGCCCATGTCTCTTCTTCTCACCTGCCTTCCTCCTGCGACCACCCTCCTGACAGCCCGGTGGGCAGTCAATCGTCTTCATGCTGTTCTTTCCCACACCGCTCAACCCCTTCTATAATACAGTATAATTTACAAATTTGTTTTACTTCCTGCCTCTTCCCGATAGAGGTAACCACTATTCTAACTTCTATCACCATAGA encodes the following:
- the LOC106990717 gene encoding synaptophysin-like protein 1; the protein is MAEGALGGLPSHPDMGWMGGAGCFPSFPQRISSFQLKLNTLKEPLGFIKLLEWNASIFVFATFLWLVCTSAWVTALKDTKIATSHYIVQELKPCNLHEVMCLFVSVTSIHMGSLNVSEIFGFLNMILCGENAWFVYKETSFHSPSNNSTSQGGIPPPTGI
- the LOC121818213 gene encoding EKC/KEOPS complex subunit LAGE3-like codes for the protein MQASGSGTGGAEGEGSGRSGYRAPLRRRGGPGRERALMEAARALLRSERAPGAPGPGGDVAPVAVRPRPGEVVLTLRVPFQSPLEAYLARRSLLPDTQRHQGIIRKEFVVNGSDLIVRWSAEDLAFIRLSINPFLDQLFQNLG